From a region of the Sulfuriferula plumbiphila genome:
- a CDS encoding YecA/YgfB family protein: MNTPPDNDSLPLSPDEIAAFAELLDAIGDRTDFPLELEALDGLICALHCAPRPIEPGEYLPALLGEDYMAAFSSTTQCAEFMGFFNRRWHDVGAALAQPVEDLTEPGALVPLLNDWEATLAEMTRAEQTEVTALEIAYTGMAWAEGFVWGVEHWEDEWTLPAGHALEDVLDALLDPFYILTIPDAEQATHEREHTRQEWIGAAILAAHDLRGFWQRVADYAPSAPLRNTPNPGRNDICPCGSGKKFKKCCGAPEKLH; this comes from the coding sequence ATGAATACGCCCCCCGACAATGACAGCCTGCCTCTTTCCCCCGACGAGATTGCGGCCTTCGCCGAGCTGCTGGACGCAATTGGCGACCGAACCGATTTTCCGCTCGAACTGGAGGCACTGGATGGCCTGATTTGCGCACTCCATTGCGCACCGCGCCCGATTGAGCCGGGCGAATACCTGCCTGCGCTATTGGGCGAAGATTACATGGCGGCATTTTCCAGCACGACGCAATGTGCCGAATTCATGGGCTTTTTCAACCGGCGCTGGCATGACGTGGGCGCGGCGCTGGCACAGCCAGTCGAGGACTTAACCGAACCGGGGGCGCTGGTGCCACTGCTCAATGACTGGGAGGCCACCCTGGCCGAGATGACCCGCGCGGAGCAGACTGAAGTGACAGCGCTGGAGATTGCCTACACCGGCATGGCCTGGGCGGAAGGCTTTGTATGGGGGGTGGAACACTGGGAAGACGAGTGGACATTGCCCGCCGGGCATGCGCTGGAAGATGTACTGGATGCGCTGCTCGACCCGTTTTATATCCTGACCATTCCGGACGCAGAGCAAGCCACGCACGAACGCGAGCACACCCGTCAGGAATGGATAGGCGCAGCCATTCTGGCCGCCCACGATTTGCGTGGATTTTGGCAACGTGTGGCAGACTACGCACCGTCTGCACCCCTGCGCAATACACCCAACCCGGGGCGCAACGATATCTGCCCGTGCGGCAGCGGCAAGAAATTCAAAAAATGCTGCGGTGCGCCGGAAAAATTACACTAA
- a CDS encoding FKBP-type peptidyl-prolyl cis-trans isomerase: protein MATTTASGLIYEDLVEGTGATATAGHTVVVHYTGWLTNGTKFDSSKDRNEPFEFRLGAGQVIRGWDEGVAGMKEGGKRKLTIPAQLGYGARGAGDVIPPNAVLIFDVELIKVK from the coding sequence ATGGCAACCACCACCGCATCCGGATTGATTTATGAAGACCTCGTTGAAGGCACCGGCGCCACCGCGACTGCCGGCCACACCGTGGTCGTGCACTACACCGGATGGCTGACCAATGGCACCAAATTTGATTCGAGCAAGGATCGCAACGAGCCGTTTGAGTTCCGCCTCGGCGCCGGACAGGTGATTCGCGGCTGGGATGAGGGCGTGGCCGGAATGAAGGAAGGCGGCAAGCGCAAGCTCACCATCCCCGCCCAGCTTGGCTACGGTGCACGCGGTGCAGGGGACGTGATCCCGCCCAATGCGGTGCTGATTTTTGATGTGGAACTCATTAAGGTCAAGTAA
- a CDS encoding phosphoribulokinase → MSRQHPIIAVTGSSGAGTTTVRRAFADLFRRLRIQAAWIQGDGFLRHERTVMRAKIDAATAQGKRFSHFHPDANLLDKLEALFREYAQSGTGMTRNYAHDDAEAAHFGTQSGHFTPWQALPANTDLLFYEGHHGGFSQPGSKTTRRIQIAEQVDLLLGVTPSVNLEWIQKIHHDCGRSGCDEHLVIDTILHRMPDYVDHIVPQFARTHINVQRVPLVDTSHPFVARDIPGADESIVVIHLRDPWRFDFPKLLKKIDGAQMTRRNTMLVPGGKMTLAIEMICTPLIAAMIAERDPVSG, encoded by the coding sequence ATGTCAAGACAGCATCCCATAATCGCTGTTACCGGTTCGAGTGGTGCGGGCACCACTACAGTACGGCGCGCCTTTGCTGATCTGTTCCGGCGGCTGCGGATTCAGGCCGCATGGATACAGGGCGACGGATTCCTGCGCCATGAGCGCACCGTCATGCGCGCTAAAATCGACGCCGCCACAGCCCAGGGCAAGCGCTTCAGCCATTTTCATCCGGATGCCAATCTGCTTGACAAGCTCGAAGCGTTGTTTCGCGAATATGCGCAATCCGGCACCGGCATGACCCGCAACTACGCCCACGACGACGCCGAGGCAGCGCACTTCGGCACGCAGTCCGGGCATTTCACGCCGTGGCAGGCGCTACCCGCCAATACCGATTTGTTGTTTTACGAGGGACATCATGGCGGGTTTTCGCAGCCGGGCAGCAAAACCACCAGGCGCATACAGATTGCCGAACAGGTGGATTTGCTGCTGGGTGTAACCCCCTCGGTAAACCTGGAGTGGATACAAAAAATCCATCACGACTGCGGCCGCAGCGGCTGTGACGAGCATCTGGTGATTGACACCATCCTGCATCGCATGCCGGATTATGTGGATCATATCGTGCCGCAATTCGCACGTACCCACATCAATGTGCAGCGTGTGCCACTGGTGGATACCTCGCATCCATTCGTCGCACGCGACATTCCAGGGGCGGACGAAAGCATCGTGGTGATTCACCTGCGTGATCCATGGCGTTTTGATTTTCCGAAATTATTGAAAAAAATAGACGGCGCGCAAATGACGCGCCGCAACACCATGCTGGTTCCGGGCGGGAAAATGACGCTGGCAATCGAGATGATTTGCACGCCGCTGATTGCCGCGATGATCGCTGAGCGCGATCCGGTATCGGGCTAA
- a CDS encoding type 1 glutamine amidotransferase, with product MKRFMVVQHSYSEFLGPIEKQLESRDIGFQYQRPFLGADLPGTATQHDALWLLGGAYPVTDSEACPWIDDEMRLIGLFKRMKRPIVGIGFGALVVVQYEGGMVHEEPYFNAYFTTCHKTEAGRDDLLANAVDGKTMLVMYNGSADLPAGIDPIVVDDNGNWLAIHPDELTYAMLFRPEIKPGMIEDMIMEDNRPLPDNIGELLEQARAHWVQTQKNTAEVSLALVSALDLMTEHRKMPVFSLHVVKTDDPE from the coding sequence ATGAAACGGTTCATGGTGGTGCAACACTCCTATTCGGAATTTCTCGGTCCAATCGAAAAGCAGCTCGAATCGCGCGACATCGGCTTTCAGTACCAGCGTCCGTTTTTGGGGGCGGATCTGCCCGGAACTGCCACCCAGCACGACGCACTGTGGCTGCTGGGCGGAGCGTATCCGGTTACGGACAGCGAGGCCTGTCCGTGGATAGACGATGAAATGCGCCTGATCGGATTGTTCAAGCGGATGAAGCGGCCGATTGTCGGCATCGGCTTTGGCGCGCTGGTCGTGGTGCAATACGAAGGCGGCATGGTGCATGAGGAACCTTACTTCAATGCGTACTTCACCACCTGTCATAAAACCGAGGCGGGGCGCGACGACCTGCTGGCCAACGCAGTGGATGGCAAGACCATGCTGGTGATGTACAACGGCAGCGCCGACCTGCCCGCCGGGATTGACCCCATCGTGGTGGATGACAACGGCAACTGGCTCGCCATTCACCCGGACGAACTCACCTATGCCATGCTGTTCCGCCCCGAGATCAAACCCGGCATGATCGAAGACATGATCATGGAAGACAACCGCCCGCTGCCGGACAATATCGGTGAATTGCTGGAGCAGGCACGTGCGCACTGGGTGCAGACACAAAAGAACACTGCCGAGGTGTCGCTGGCGCTGGTCTCCGCACTTGACTTGATGACCGAGCATCGGAAAATGCCGGTATTCAGCCTCCATGTGGTGAAAACCGATGACCCAGAATGA
- a CDS encoding LysR family transcriptional regulator — MADRRIQVFYTVAKQLSFTKAAELLFMTQPAVTFQVKQFEEHLNTRLFERTHGKIALTPAGDLAMYYAEKILDLNAEMEARMAEMTGQMSGPLMIGASTTIAEYMLPRILGDFKAKFPQVQARLTVANSETIENRVNDHTLDVGLIEAPSHHPNLTTAACCEDELLLICAPGHAFAKLAKIAPRQLAEIPYISRELGSGTREVIDQYFRDNGMPPEDLNIVMELGSREAIKGAVEAGLGVAIVSGSTVIKELKLGDLVAVPLDKPLRRQLTLVYAQEKFRSKLLQSFLDFVDTCLISPSAKSTK; from the coding sequence ATGGCTGATCGCCGTATTCAAGTATTCTACACTGTCGCCAAGCAGCTGAGCTTCACCAAAGCGGCTGAACTGTTGTTCATGACCCAGCCGGCGGTAACGTTTCAGGTCAAACAGTTCGAGGAGCACCTCAACACACGTTTGTTTGAGCGTACCCACGGCAAGATCGCGCTGACCCCGGCGGGTGATTTGGCGATGTACTATGCCGAGAAAATTCTCGACCTCAATGCCGAGATGGAAGCACGCATGGCCGAAATGACCGGGCAGATGAGCGGGCCATTGATGATAGGTGCGTCCACCACCATCGCGGAATACATGCTGCCGCGCATACTGGGCGATTTCAAAGCCAAGTTTCCGCAGGTGCAGGCACGGCTCACCGTCGCCAATTCGGAAACCATCGAAAACCGGGTAAATGATCACACCCTGGACGTGGGTCTGATCGAAGCGCCTTCGCATCACCCCAACCTGACTACAGCGGCATGCTGTGAGGACGAGTTGTTGCTGATCTGCGCGCCGGGTCATGCCTTTGCCAAACTGGCTAAAATTGCGCCACGCCAGTTAGCCGAGATTCCCTACATCAGCCGCGAGCTCGGATCCGGCACGCGGGAAGTGATTGACCAGTATTTCCGTGATAACGGGATGCCGCCCGAGGATCTCAATATCGTCATGGAACTGGGTAGCCGCGAGGCTATCAAGGGTGCAGTCGAGGCCGGGCTGGGGGTGGCGATCGTATCGGGTTCCACGGTGATTAAAGAGCTCAAGCTGGGCGATCTGGTAGCCGTGCCGCTGGATAAACCGCTGCGCCGGCAATTGACGCTGGTCTATGCGCAGGAAAAATTCCGCTCCAAATTGCTCCAGTCTTTCCTTGATTTTGTGGATACCTGTCTCATTAGTCCCTCGGCCAAGTCCACGAAATAA
- a CDS encoding TM2 domain-containing protein, which translates to MSDAWKHLDLEGEGLQSANLRLVQLMKRRPRAYGLLALFPLGLHRAYLEDVRGAWIYRAASVATLAAWWFGQGWVALVIAGLTVSFAVYDIRWIEDRVATLNKVLRMMVYKGKHSAAAPKGFRGRYTDDDLDGYLRVKEQERGGHVLPGKDPALNSRSRAPSFAEQEAMLKALAESRQNDKSQ; encoded by the coding sequence ATGAGTGACGCATGGAAACACCTTGATCTGGAGGGCGAAGGGCTGCAAAGCGCGAACCTGCGCCTGGTACAGCTAATGAAACGGCGCCCCAGGGCTTACGGTCTCCTCGCACTGTTTCCGCTCGGCCTGCACCGGGCTTATCTGGAGGATGTTCGTGGCGCCTGGATTTATCGCGCCGCCAGCGTTGCCACGCTGGCGGCATGGTGGTTCGGCCAAGGCTGGGTTGCACTGGTCATTGCGGGACTTACCGTGAGTTTTGCGGTATACGATATCCGCTGGATCGAGGATCGCGTGGCTACCCTCAACAAGGTACTGCGCATGATGGTTTATAAAGGCAAACATAGCGCCGCAGCCCCCAAAGGATTCCGTGGTCGCTACACGGACGATGATCTCGACGGCTACCTCAGGGTGAAGGAACAGGAACGCGGGGGCCATGTTTTGCCGGGCAAAGACCCGGCTCTCAATAGCCGCAGCCGCGCCCCCTCTTTCGCCGAACAGGAAGCCATGCTCAAGGCACTGGCTGAATCCAGACAAAACGACAAGTCGCAATGA
- the lplT gene encoding lysophospholipid transporter LplT, translating into MNLGFYIILSAQFLSALADNALLFAAIALLQDLSAPSWHTPVLQEFFVISYIVLAPFVGAFADALPKGRVMFISNNIKLIGCFAMLAGLNPLYAYGIVGFGAAAYSPAKYGILTEYLPPAQLVAANAWMEGATVAAIVLGAILGGLMLNADISGHILMHLPFLGDISVAKLAIVLITLLYIAAALANLFIPCIAMDHRPPKRNPLFLLHDFWHSFKLLWRDPLGQVTLAVTTLFWGVGATLRLVILTWAGLVLKYDMQKATQLTAVVAVGIAIGSVLAGRYIKLQDSIKVLPAGIVMGFVVIGMMFVSDPLIAAGLLMVIGGLGGFFVVPMNALLQHRGHLLMGAGHSIAVQNFNENLSILVLLGFYALMDRAGWPMDWIIIAFGGFISLSMLAIQIRFRRIGGVEHI; encoded by the coding sequence ATGAACCTGGGCTTTTACATCATCCTCAGCGCACAGTTTTTGTCTGCGCTGGCTGACAACGCACTGCTGTTTGCCGCTATTGCCCTGCTCCAGGATTTGAGCGCGCCGTCCTGGCACACCCCGGTGCTGCAGGAATTCTTTGTGATTTCCTATATCGTGCTGGCGCCTTTTGTCGGCGCGTTTGCCGATGCGCTGCCCAAAGGGCGTGTCATGTTCATCAGCAACAATATCAAGCTTATCGGCTGTTTTGCCATGCTGGCGGGTTTGAATCCCCTGTATGCCTACGGCATCGTCGGGTTCGGCGCTGCGGCCTATTCTCCTGCCAAATATGGCATCCTTACCGAATACCTGCCACCCGCCCAGCTGGTTGCCGCCAATGCCTGGATGGAGGGCGCCACCGTGGCCGCCATCGTGCTCGGGGCCATCCTCGGCGGACTGATGCTCAATGCCGATATTTCCGGGCATATCCTCATGCATCTGCCCTTTCTGGGTGACATCAGCGTGGCCAAGCTCGCCATTGTGCTGATTACGCTGCTGTATATTGCCGCTGCGCTGGCTAACCTGTTCATCCCCTGCATCGCCATGGACCATCGCCCTCCCAAACGCAATCCGCTGTTTCTGCTGCACGACTTCTGGCACAGTTTCAAGCTGCTCTGGCGCGACCCGCTCGGCCAGGTCACGCTGGCCGTCACCACGCTGTTCTGGGGCGTGGGTGCCACCTTGCGCCTGGTCATCCTCACCTGGGCCGGACTGGTACTCAAATACGATATGCAAAAAGCTACCCAACTCACCGCCGTTGTGGCCGTGGGCATCGCCATTGGCTCGGTGCTGGCGGGGCGCTACATCAAACTGCAGGATTCAATCAAGGTACTGCCTGCCGGTATCGTAATGGGCTTTGTCGTTATCGGCATGATGTTTGTCAGCGACCCGCTCATCGCTGCCGGGCTGCTGATGGTGATAGGCGGGCTGGGCGGCTTTTTCGTGGTACCGATGAACGCCCTTTTACAACATCGCGGCCACCTGCTGATGGGTGCGGGTCACTCCATCGCCGTGCAGAATTTCAACGAGAACCTCTCCATCCTCGTTCTGCTTGGCTTCTACGCACTGATGGATCGCGCTGGCTGGCCGATGGACTGGATCATCATTGCGTTTGGCGGCTTTATCAGCCTGTCGATGCTGGCGATTCAGATACGCTTTCGCCGCATTGGGGGAGTCGAGCACATTTAA
- a CDS encoding FHA domain-containing protein, with the protein MAKLVVSFEGVVEGHYFLDKERFTIGRKSDSDIFLDGPGVSNIHAVIVTISNDHVLEDATSTNGILVNGKKVAKHILQNNDVIELSAYQLKYINQRATSDMDFDKTMIMKAVQPEADELPEPGTLQARPQLATAVFSARSVKTGFPLGGVKNMKGPQPGEEILISRPLKTFGQPGMQVVMISRRPHGYYVTHVEGKKHPRVNGKSIGTQPWLLQENDLIEAGDVKLKFFMQH; encoded by the coding sequence ATGGCGAAATTAGTTGTAAGTTTTGAAGGGGTGGTCGAGGGGCATTATTTTCTCGACAAGGAACGGTTTACAATTGGCCGCAAATCGGATAGCGACATTTTTCTGGATGGCCCGGGCGTCAGCAATATACACGCTGTGATCGTCACCATCAGCAATGACCATGTGCTGGAGGACGCGACAAGCACCAATGGTATTCTGGTCAACGGGAAAAAAGTCGCGAAGCACATCCTGCAGAATAACGATGTGATCGAATTGAGTGCTTACCAGCTGAAATATATCAATCAGCGTGCAACGTCGGACATGGATTTCGACAAGACGATGATCATGAAAGCGGTGCAGCCGGAAGCGGATGAATTGCCAGAACCCGGGACACTGCAGGCCAGGCCACAATTGGCAACTGCCGTATTTTCTGCTCGTTCAGTGAAAACCGGTTTTCCGTTGGGCGGCGTGAAAAACATGAAGGGGCCGCAACCAGGGGAGGAAATATTGATTAGCCGCCCTCTGAAAACTTTTGGTCAGCCGGGGATGCAGGTGGTCATGATTTCGCGTCGCCCGCACGGCTATTATGTGACCCATGTGGAAGGCAAGAAACACCCACGGGTAAACGGAAAATCCATCGGTACCCAGCCATGGCTACTTCAGGAAAATGACCTGATTGAAGCGGGAGATGTGAAGTTGAAATTTTTTATGCAACACTAG
- a CDS encoding Stp1/IreP family PP2C-type Ser/Thr phosphatase, which yields MTARSHFHLEVASATDAGAIRSFNEDSIAADSNLGLLVLADGMGGYKAGDVASSIATGLVMDYLKRMLNEMAPSPIQSARLSPESMAVKSTIEKTNLAIYKTAQTDNKYTGMGTTIVLILFHHGLATIAHVGDSRLYRLRQGRLELLTHDHSLLQEQVEMGLISSEDAKVSHNRNLVSRALGVEAEIKVDVSEHNVQPNDIYLLCSDGLNDMVDDADIELAVSELRANLPLAASQLVQMANDNGGHDNVSVLIAKVRNGGTGEHHLMDRLFDWLKSSRINTLWRN from the coding sequence ATGACAGCGCGCAGCCATTTTCATTTAGAAGTCGCCAGCGCCACCGATGCTGGCGCAATCCGTTCTTTCAACGAAGACAGCATCGCTGCCGACAGTAATCTCGGATTGCTGGTGCTTGCCGACGGCATGGGCGGATACAAAGCCGGTGATGTGGCGAGCTCCATCGCCACCGGTCTGGTGATGGATTATCTTAAACGAATGCTAAACGAGATGGCGCCGTCACCGATACAATCCGCCCGGCTTTCGCCCGAATCCATGGCGGTTAAATCCACAATCGAAAAAACCAATCTGGCCATTTACAAAACCGCTCAAACGGATAATAAATATACCGGGATGGGAACAACCATAGTGCTCATTCTGTTCCACCATGGCTTGGCGACCATCGCTCATGTAGGAGATTCGCGCCTCTATCGTCTGCGTCAAGGGCGTTTGGAACTGCTGACACATGATCATTCGCTGCTCCAGGAGCAGGTGGAAATGGGCCTGATTTCTTCCGAAGATGCCAAGGTTTCCCATAATCGCAACCTGGTATCGCGTGCGCTGGGGGTCGAAGCGGAAATCAAGGTGGATGTCAGCGAACATAATGTGCAGCCAAACGATATTTATCTATTGTGCTCAGATGGTTTGAACGACATGGTGGATGACGCCGATATTGAACTGGCGGTGAGCGAATTGCGGGCCAATCTTCCCCTTGCCGCGAGTCAGTTGGTACAGATGGCGAACGATAACGGCGGCCATGATAATGTCTCGGTGCTTATCGCCAAGGTGAGGAATGGTGGCACCGGGGAGCATCACCTCATGGACAGATTATTCGACTGGCTGAAATCTTCCAGGATAAATACGCTATGGCGAAATTAG
- a CDS encoding serine/threonine-protein kinase, whose amino-acid sequence MATEKSTEKLGRYEILSELGQGAMGIVYKAIDPLIDRTVAIKTIKLDLSRDELANFEERFYREAKSAGRLNHPNIVTIYDVGKTDHIAYMAMEFLEGQLLKEVLDVHTALSIDKIADIAAQVADGLAYAHENGIVHRDIKPANIMLVRGAVVKITDFGIAQMPTGSRTLAGTVLGSPRYMAPEQVVGKAVDGRSDLFSLGVVLYEMLTGESPFNGDNINTTMYRIVNEAPTPPKTLTPRIPDVFNHIVAKALAKHPAERYQSARELARDLRNYKGLSIPVSAPATPDQPRTLDRKARPGNNVGEETIFLNPIAGGLIGNKTVTGDVATTQTQTTATPASGPFFWKSKKILLAAIMILLLAFTLTVMRGRPAHQEKLSLPGQTAVTPAPARAEKPTENVAQADDASLNSKLSKAAPPVPEPQTPATPVTIPSVNTPHHKTLKHKIIPRETLATPPDATAPSGDALLSFAVTPWGEVYVDGKKVGASPPLKELKVPAGKHTIEIRNLNFAPYSETIDLKTDSTKKIKYIFK is encoded by the coding sequence ATGGCAACTGAAAAATCAACTGAAAAACTGGGCCGCTACGAAATTCTCTCTGAGCTTGGCCAGGGTGCCATGGGTATTGTTTACAAGGCAATCGACCCGCTCATAGATCGTACCGTTGCCATCAAGACCATCAAGCTCGATCTTTCAAGGGATGAACTCGCGAATTTCGAGGAGCGTTTCTACCGGGAAGCCAAATCCGCAGGTCGCCTCAATCACCCCAATATCGTTACCATCTATGATGTAGGCAAAACAGACCACATCGCTTACATGGCGATGGAGTTTCTGGAAGGTCAGTTATTAAAAGAAGTTCTGGATGTGCATACCGCGCTGTCCATCGACAAGATTGCCGACATCGCCGCCCAGGTTGCGGATGGATTGGCATACGCTCATGAAAACGGGATTGTCCACCGCGACATCAAACCCGCCAATATCATGCTGGTGCGCGGCGCCGTTGTCAAAATCACCGATTTCGGGATAGCACAGATGCCCACCGGTTCCAGAACGCTGGCGGGAACGGTATTGGGGTCTCCCAGATACATGGCACCGGAACAGGTGGTCGGCAAGGCCGTAGACGGCCGCTCGGATTTATTTTCGCTGGGTGTGGTGCTGTATGAGATGCTGACGGGCGAATCTCCTTTCAATGGGGACAACATCAACACCACCATGTACCGCATCGTGAATGAAGCCCCTACCCCGCCTAAAACGCTGACTCCGCGCATACCGGATGTGTTTAACCACATTGTCGCTAAAGCCCTGGCCAAACACCCCGCCGAGCGCTATCAAAGTGCCAGGGAACTGGCACGCGACCTGAGAAATTACAAAGGCCTGTCCATACCGGTATCAGCACCCGCTACGCCCGATCAGCCCCGAACCCTGGACCGCAAAGCCAGGCCCGGAAACAACGTAGGCGAGGAAACCATTTTTCTGAACCCGATAGCCGGTGGCCTGATCGGCAATAAAACGGTTACTGGCGACGTTGCAACAACACAAACGCAAACCACTGCCACTCCTGCCAGCGGCCCTTTTTTCTGGAAGAGTAAAAAAATCCTGCTGGCAGCGATCATGATTTTGCTTCTGGCTTTTACCCTTACTGTTATGCGGGGCAGACCTGCACATCAAGAGAAATTATCGTTGCCCGGGCAAACTGCTGTCACCCCGGCACCCGCACGCGCCGAAAAACCCACCGAAAACGTAGCGCAGGCAGACGATGCTTCCCTGAATAGCAAATTGTCAAAAGCAGCACCGCCTGTCCCTGAACCACAAACTCCGGCAACTCCAGTGACCATACCGAGTGTTAACACACCACACCATAAAACGCTGAAACACAAGATTATCCCTCGTGAAACGCTGGCAACCCCGCCTGATGCCACCGCACCAAGCGGTGATGCGCTGCTCAGTTTTGCTGTTACCCCATGGGGTGAAGTGTATGTGGATGGGAAGAAAGTAGGTGCCTCGCCTCCCCTCAAGGAACTAAAAGTGCCAGCCGGCAAGCACACAATTGAAATCAGGAACTTGAATTTTGCCCCCTACTCGGAAACAATAGATTTAAAAACCGATTCAACCAAAAAAATTAAATACATTTTTAAATAG
- a CDS encoding TssQ family T6SS-associated lipoprotein, protein MPIRLLFLLLPVVFLATACSSTPIRDMGLDKLAPRKAEQELSAGLKNYENGHYQMAAKYLQNALNNGLTFKSDQVTAHKYLAFIDCVSEREKQCREQFKRALEINPGFELSAAEAGHPIWGPVFRKVQAEQSQQKR, encoded by the coding sequence GTGCCAATTCGATTGTTGTTTCTGCTCTTGCCAGTTGTATTTCTTGCAACCGCCTGCTCGTCCACCCCCATCAGAGATATGGGGCTAGACAAATTGGCACCCCGCAAAGCGGAACAGGAACTTTCCGCGGGACTTAAAAATTACGAAAATGGCCATTACCAGATGGCCGCAAAGTATCTGCAAAATGCCCTGAATAACGGACTGACATTTAAGAGCGATCAAGTGACAGCGCATAAATATCTGGCGTTTATAGATTGCGTTTCTGAACGGGAAAAACAATGCCGGGAACAGTTCAAGAGGGCGCTGGAGATCAACCCCGGCTTCGAATTGAGCGCCGCTGAGGCAGGCCATCCCATTTGGGGGCCCGTCTTCCGCAAGGTGCAGGCAGAACAGAGCCAGCAAAAAAGGTAA
- a CDS encoding aldo/keto reductase has product MTTPLIPGHCTMMASKQYASSFGKDCAEGHYSDFLNVHLRLSSIGIGTFPGAPTDEVDAQYVEIIAQALTHGINVVDTGAHYRYGRSPAAVGAGVKKALATGVKREQMFLVSKGGFLSFRDGPPPDLQAWFQSEIVAKGLGRAEDLTQAHCISPEYIGFQLELSRRLMGVETLDAFLIDQPEVHIPVIGKDRLNKKLEKVFMVLEQAVKDKKLRYYGISTFNGFRVETDNPLFQSITSMQGHAEKAARAIWKDDQAKHQFKVVQMPFNQVMQEGFTRFSQTTGQGNIGSTIQAAHQLGVYLMASHTLFKGHLASQAMDAVIQAMPMMQNHAQRALQFNRSTPGVGTTLVGVSTPAHLDDVLAVAKLPPLEKTAYLKMYQRTE; this is encoded by the coding sequence ATGACCACACCCCTCATCCCCGGCCATTGCACGATGATGGCCAGCAAGCAATACGCGTCCAGTTTCGGCAAGGATTGCGCCGAAGGCCATTACAGCGACTTTCTCAATGTCCACCTGCGCCTGTCTTCCATCGGCATCGGTACCTTCCCGGGTGCGCCGACCGACGAGGTGGACGCGCAATACGTCGAAATCATCGCGCAGGCGCTGACCCACGGCATCAACGTGGTGGATACGGGAGCGCATTATCGTTATGGGCGTTCCCCGGCTGCGGTGGGTGCGGGCGTGAAAAAAGCGCTCGCGACGGGTGTCAAACGCGAGCAGATGTTTCTGGTATCCAAAGGCGGTTTCCTGAGTTTTCGCGACGGTCCGCCGCCGGACCTGCAAGCCTGGTTCCAGAGCGAGATCGTGGCGAAGGGGCTGGGGCGCGCAGAAGACCTCACCCAGGCGCACTGCATCAGCCCGGAATACATCGGTTTTCAGCTGGAGCTGTCACGCCGGCTGATGGGGGTGGAAACCCTTGACGCTTTCCTGATCGACCAGCCCGAAGTCCACATCCCCGTCATCGGCAAGGATCGGCTCAATAAAAAGCTGGAAAAAGTGTTCATGGTGCTGGAGCAGGCGGTCAAGGACAAAAAACTGCGTTATTACGGCATTTCGACTTTCAATGGTTTTCGTGTGGAAACCGACAATCCGCTGTTTCAGTCCATCACCTCCATGCAGGGCCACGCTGAAAAAGCCGCGCGTGCGATCTGGAAAGACGACCAGGCCAAGCACCAGTTCAAGGTGGTGCAAATGCCGTTCAACCAGGTCATGCAGGAAGGTTTTACCCGCTTCAGCCAGACTACCGGTCAGGGCAATATCGGCTCCACCATTCAGGCCGCACACCAGCTGGGCGTTTATCTCATGGCCAGCCACACTCTGTTCAAGGGGCATCTCGCCAGCCAGGCCATGGACGCTGTGATTCAGGCCATGCCCATGATGCAGAATCACGCCCAGCGCGCGCTCCAGTTCAACCGCTCGACACCCGGGGTAGGCACGACGCTGGTGGGTGTGAGCACACCAGCGCATCTGGATGACGTGCTGGCGGTAGCGAAGTTGCCACCGCTGGAAAAAACGGCTTATCTGAAAATGTATCAACGGACGGAATAG